The window CTGTGCCGATCGCGAGTTCGAATGGGAATGGGACGATGTGGCCGGCTACGGCGCGCATCTGAAGCGGCAAGGCATCGCGCTCAACGTCGCGCATCTCGCCGGACATGGCAGTATCCGCCTCAGCGTGATGGGCGCGAGCAACGCCGATCCGAGTGACCTGCAGTTGCGCGAGATGCAGGCGATGGTCGGGCGGGCGATGGCTGATGGCGCGCTCGGGCTTTCATGCGGCCTCGGCTATTTCCCCGGCATGATCGCCAAGCCCGCCGAACTTACGGCGCTCGCGCGTGTCGCGGGCGAGGCGGGAGGAATTTTCACGTCGCATCTGCGCGCCTACTCCACGCGCTCGCTCTTTTTCGACAGCCGTGAGCCGCACAATATTCTCGCGATACGCGAGATGGCCGAAGTCGCGCGCACCGCGGGCGTGCCGCTGCAGGCATCGCATATGATCTTTGTCGGGCGCCGCACCTGGAGCGTTGCCGATGAAACCCTCGCCGAGATCGATCGCCTCCGCAACGACGGCGTCGATATCGCCTTCGATACGTTTCCATACACCTGCGGCAACACCACGATTCGAATCATCTTCCCGTCGTGGTCGCAGACCGGACTCGAGGAGCTGCTCGACAGCACTGACGGATGGGCCAGGTTGCGCGCGGGTTTCGCACCGCTCGCGCCGTTTATCGCCGAATCGATCCAGTTGATGTGGGCCGTGAAGCCCGAGCTGCAATATCTCGAAGGAAAATACTTCGGACAGATCGCGGAAGCGCTCGGCGTCGATCCGATCGACGCGTACCTGACGATCGCGCGCGAGAGCGGCACGCGCGGCCGCGTCCTCATTCATCTTTATAGCGGCGACGACAACGACGAGCATGCGCTGCGCGCCGCGATGAGCCATCCGCTCAACCTGTTCGAGATGGACACTATCCTCACCAGCACCGGCCATCACAATCCCGCGAGCTACGGAACCTATCCGCGGATTCTCGGCCACTACGTGCGCGAGCTCGGCTTGCTCACGCTCGAAGCTGCCGTGCACAAGGCGACGGGGATGGCGGCGGAGCGGATGCGGCTCAAGGATCGCGGCTTGATCAAAGCAGGATGCGCCGCCGATATCGTCATCTTCGATCCCGCGACGATCGCGTGCGGAGCCAACGCGGATGTTCCGACGCTCGAGCCGGTCGGAATCGACCATGTGCTGGTGAACGGCAGCGCGGTCGTGAAAGACGCGCGATGGTGCGGCGATGGCATTCTCGCCGGCCAGTGGCTGGCTCGAGGATAAGCACCGAAACCGCTTTTCTCGCCCGTCAGAGTGCGCGAAACTTTCCATCGGCACCTCCGTCTTTCGATACAGAGGGCCGAAAGGGCCCGGAGGTGGAGACGAGAAATGGTCGGTAAAAAGACACTCTTCGCTGCGGGCTTGGCCTTGCTAGTCGCGGCACCCGTGACAGCTGCTCGTGCGTTCGGCGGTTTCGGCGGACATGGCGGACCGGGCGGTGGGCCGCCGCCGATGATGATGCTGCTGCGGTCGGCGAACCTCACCTCCGATCAGCAAACGCAGGTGCATCAGATTCTGTCCGCCAATCGCACTCAGATTCATTCACTGTTCCAGCAGATGCACGGGCTCGATGAGCAGATCGCGACCAAGCTGCTCGGACCGGGCACTGTAAGCGCGGCGGATTTCAGCTCGCTGGAAACGCAAAAGGCCGCGATTCAGCAGCAGCTCGACGCGCTCATGATCAGCACCGCAATCCAGGTTCGCAACGTGTTGACGCCCACGCAGATAAGCACGATGGCGCAGACCAATCAGAAGCTCGAGAGCCTTCATCAGCAGATCGAAGCTCTGATGGGTCCGGGCCCCGGCGGCGATCAACCGCCGCCACCGCCACAGGATTAATCAGGTTCGCCCTGCCTGATGCCTAACCACAGCAGCAACGGTGCCGGCCCCGGCGTGCGTGAAGCGGCGACTCCCCCCGTCGAAATGATCCTCCGCGCGCGCGCCGGGGACCCGGCCGCTACCGAAGACCTGATCCGCGTCTATCAGCGGCGCATTGTCGGCTTCGTCATCACCCACACCGGCGAGCACGACGACTACGAAGACCTGTGTCAGAAGATTTTTGTGAAGATGGTTCTCGCCCTGCCACGGCTCAACTCGACTGAAACATTCGAAGCGTGGCTTTTCACGATCGCGCGCAACGTATGCACCGATCATCTACGCGCGCGGCGCGGATGGCGCGCGTTGTTCGTGAGCTTCGAGCCCGAACACGAATCGGTCCCGTCACCGCGACAGCCGGTTAACGGGGTAAGCGGCGAGGCGCTGAATCGCGCGATGGCCCGGATGCCGCCGGAACAGCGCGAGCTGCTAACGCTCGCCGTCGTGGAAGATCGCAGCTACGAGGAGATGGCTCGTGTTTCGAAGATCAGCCTGCCTGCGCTCAAATCGCGCTTGTTCCGCGCGCGCAAGGCGCTCAGGCAACTGCTGAGCGAAGGAGAAACCTGAAATGAATACTCCAGATCCCGCCAACGATTTCGCTTCATCCTTCGAGCCTGAGCTCAGCCCTGATTTTGCCGCGCGCGTGATGCGCGAAGCCGGGCGCATCCGCACCCGCCGCACGATACTCCGCCGCAGCGGCGCAGCGCTCGCGGTAGGCGCGATGGTCGCAGGCTTCTACCTGACGCCGGCTCTTCGCGCGCCGTCGCAGCAAGCCTCGACGCCAACGGTTTATGCGTCAAACAGCACTACCGATTTGGAAGATTTGTCCAACGGCAATGCCGCGGCGGATGACTATTCAAATACCGACGTGTCAAGCGGCAGCGCGGCGAATTACATGTTTCCCGATGCGCAGTCGCTCCAGGAATTCTCCGACGAATACTCCGACGAATCGTCCGCCGCGCCTGACTATCCGACTTTCAACAGCGGGAGCATCTGACGGACTCTCGTCATTGCGCGGGTTCGCCGCCGGGCATGTCGCCCTGGCGAAATGACCAATCGTAAGTCCGGTTCTGTGTCGTGATCGAAACCGCGTACAGCGCACCGGCGACCAGCGGCAGACGCGGAACGATTATCACCCCGCCCGAGTTGCGCAACGACCACCTGCCCCATTCCTGTTCCGCACCAATTGGATTCGTATAGGTGTGCGAATCGAACGCGCAATGCGAGACCGGCTGGCCGTTTTCGAGCAGCGATTCCTTGACCAGCCTGGTATTGGCGAGACGCCCCAGTTGCAGCGTGATTGGAAAGCCGACCGGGCGGCCATAGCCCCGACAACTGGCAAGCGGATCAGGCGACTCAACACCGATCCAGCGCAGCGCCAAGACCGAGCCATCGGTCGGAAATTCAACCGCAGTCGCATATGGTTTGAGCGCATCGGAAGCGACATTGAGGCGAAGGGCGGCGGCCCAGCATCCGTCGCGCATCGCCTCGCCAAAGCCCGCGCTGGCAAGATTGGGGTCGAGCAAATCCAGGCGATGAAACGGTCCCGCTATCCAGTTGTCAATCTGGAGGCCGACCTCACCAGTGTTGCAACCCCATCCGAGCTGGCTATTCGCTGCGATTGCGGCGCCCGCCTTCGTGAAGCCGGGAAGCTGCGGATCTTCCCGATGTGCATCATTGCTGAGCGCGTCGGCCTTGCGAATCGGCTCGAGGAAATTGAGCAGCAGATACCTGGAGTGCGCGCCAGCCGCGCTCGAGGTCGAAACGTCCTCGGCAAGCGGCGTCAGCTTTGTCTGAGTTCGGTAGGAATTTATCTTCGCCAGTGCAGCCTTGGCCTCACCGATGCGAACTGTCGCCTCCGCCGAGGGCGCCGCGGCGACCGCTTTGGCCTTCGCTGAGGGTGCTGGCGAAGCTTTCGCCACCGCCAGTGATGCTGGCGGAGTGGCTATCGAGGCGGCGCGCGACGGGACGGCACTCGGTGCAGCACGCGGCATCGCCGCGACGGAATTGATGGCGGCTGGAGTCGCAGGAGCGGACCCAGGTCCGAGCGCGCCAGCGTCCCACCTCTCGTAGTGCGCAAACAACCCGGCGAGCAGCACCAGCACGACGCCGGCCGCAGTATTGAAGCGAATGCGATTCGCGCGCCGCCGCGAACCGTCTGGATCGATGAAACGATAGGCGATAGCCGGTCCGAAGCGAATCTGATCGCCTTGCTTGAGGGCTCGCGAGTGCCTGAGCCGCGATCCGTTCACGAAAGTGCCACCCTGTGAGCCGAGGTCCGCCAGGTGGTACCGGCCGCGCGCGTAAACAATCAGTGCGTGGCGCTCGGCGAGGTTTGAATCCGAAATGGCGAGCGTGTTGCCGGCGCCGCATCCAACCGTCGTGTCACCGCGGCCGAGGATAACAAGCCGCGGCCCGGAGCCGTCCTTATCCGTCGAAAGCAACCGCGCGGCCTGCGTCTTCCTTGGCATGGCTCAGAGGATCAGCGCATGCCCCTTGATGGGCGCCTGTCTCGGATGGAGCGTGCAGTAGGGCATCGTGTCGGCCGCAGAGTTCGCCGGTCGCGCCGCAAGCAGCTTCTTCAGGTCATCGTCACAATGATTCTGATCAGCCTGGTAGAAGCGGTAACGCCACGCGCCGTTGCTGTTCGGCTCGACCAGCACGGGACCACCCAGCTTGGCGGCTTCGTCGGGCAGGAATCCCATCGAAGCCGGCGTCACCTCAGGCGGCGGCGCTTTGGACTGCCAGACTGGGACCCCCGGCAATCCGACGGACTGCAGGTTCCCGTTCTGATCTTCAGTCCACGAAAAGCATCCCGCAGCCAGCAAAAGGATGGCGAACAACAAACCAAACCCAACAGCTCTCAATCGGGCGCATTCCCCCTTCGGTGCTTAACAAAAAGTGCTCAGCGACAATTCGTGCCAGGAACTAAGCACAAAGTATAAATCGCGTCAACTTATTGTCAGTCGTTGGATCATCCGCGGAGCGGGAGAGTTGTTCAGAGGGTGCGCGGCAGACCTGGCGATTTTCAGGCAGAGGCCTCCGCCTTTTTCGCGAGACTGTCGGTGAACAGCTTGAATACTGCGTGGAAGGCTTTCGGTTCTTCGCCGGGCTTCACGCCCCATTGGGGGAAGTGGCCGTCCACGTACATGCGCGCCATGCCGTAGGCGAGCGCTCTTGCCGCGAGCGGGATTGTCTCGACGCGGCTCTGTTGCAGTTCTCCGCTGCGGACGGCTTCGGCCAGCAGGCTGCCCATGATCGATTTGATCTCGTCGTTG is drawn from Candidatus Binataceae bacterium and contains these coding sequences:
- a CDS encoding D-aminoacylase, with protein sequence MEFDLIIRNGTIVDGSGAPRFHGDVAIKDGRISALIDPADAAQSTAAKTIDATDRIIAPGFIDLHSHSDWVVPIPEHARTLRPFLMQGVTTLVGGNCGFSVAPIRRERVSMLNQSGRLCADREFEWEWDDVAGYGAHLKRQGIALNVAHLAGHGSIRLSVMGASNADPSDLQLREMQAMVGRAMADGALGLSCGLGYFPGMIAKPAELTALARVAGEAGGIFTSHLRAYSTRSLFFDSREPHNILAIREMAEVARTAGVPLQASHMIFVGRRTWSVADETLAEIDRLRNDGVDIAFDTFPYTCGNTTIRIIFPSWSQTGLEELLDSTDGWARLRAGFAPLAPFIAESIQLMWAVKPELQYLEGKYFGQIAEALGVDPIDAYLTIARESGTRGRVLIHLYSGDDNDEHALRAAMSHPLNLFEMDTILTSTGHHNPASYGTYPRILGHYVRELGLLTLEAAVHKATGMAAERMRLKDRGLIKAGCAADIVIFDPATIACGANADVPTLEPVGIDHVLVNGSAVVKDARWCGDGILAGQWLARG
- a CDS encoding sigma-70 family RNA polymerase sigma factor, with protein sequence MPNHSSNGAGPGVREAATPPVEMILRARAGDPAATEDLIRVYQRRIVGFVITHTGEHDDYEDLCQKIFVKMVLALPRLNSTETFEAWLFTIARNVCTDHLRARRGWRALFVSFEPEHESVPSPRQPVNGVSGEALNRAMARMPPEQRELLTLAVVEDRSYEEMARVSKISLPALKSRLFRARKALRQLLSEGET
- a CDS encoding periplasmic heavy metal sensor, producing the protein MVGKKTLFAAGLALLVAAPVTAARAFGGFGGHGGPGGGPPPMMMLLRSANLTSDQQTQVHQILSANRTQIHSLFQQMHGLDEQIATKLLGPGTVSAADFSSLETQKAAIQQQLDALMISTAIQVRNVLTPTQISTMAQTNQKLESLHQQIEALMGPGPGGDQPPPPPQD
- a CDS encoding FHA domain-containing protein, encoding MPRKTQAARLLSTDKDGSGPRLVILGRGDTTVGCGAGNTLAISDSNLAERHALIVYARGRYHLADLGSQGGTFVNGSRLRHSRALKQGDQIRFGPAIAYRFIDPDGSRRRANRIRFNTAAGVVLVLLAGLFAHYERWDAGALGPGSAPATPAAINSVAAMPRAAPSAVPSRAASIATPPASLAVAKASPAPSAKAKAVAAAPSAEATVRIGEAKAALAKINSYRTQTKLTPLAEDVSTSSAAGAHSRYLLLNFLEPIRKADALSNDAHREDPQLPGFTKAGAAIAANSQLGWGCNTGEVGLQIDNWIAGPFHRLDLLDPNLASAGFGEAMRDGCWAAALRLNVASDALKPYATAVEFPTDGSVLALRWIGVESPDPLASCRGYGRPVGFPITLQLGRLANTRLVKESLLENGQPVSHCAFDSHTYTNPIGAEQEWGRWSLRNSGGVIIVPRLPLVAGALYAVSITTQNRTYDWSFRQGDMPGGEPAQ